A genome region from Methanobacterium subterraneum includes the following:
- a CDS encoding ABC transporter permease, with protein MNEIINAFFEAIHLLVTLDPEVIEITLRTLYISLTSTIIAALIAVPVGGYIHFRKFRGKRTLINIIQTLYSMPTVLVGLLVFLLISNQGPLGDLHLLFTPGGMIMGQTILVLPIIAGFTILALSGVKDEIRDLSLSLGASEFQAIQTIMHEAKYALLGALILGFGRALSEVGVAMMIGGNIRGYTRVITTTMSLETSKGNVELSIALGIILLILALIINLVLNYVQEK; from the coding sequence GTGAACGAGATCATAAATGCATTTTTCGAAGCAATACACTTGCTGGTAACTCTGGATCCAGAAGTTATTGAAATAACCCTGCGAACACTCTACATTTCCCTAACCTCCACGATTATCGCTGCTTTAATTGCAGTTCCCGTAGGAGGATACATACACTTTCGTAAGTTTCGGGGGAAAAGAACCCTGATTAACATCATACAGACCCTTTACAGCATGCCCACTGTTCTGGTAGGCCTCCTGGTTTTCCTGTTAATATCCAACCAGGGACCATTAGGCGACCTGCACCTACTTTTTACGCCCGGAGGGATGATAATGGGCCAAACCATACTTGTACTTCCCATTATAGCTGGTTTCACAATCCTGGCATTAAGTGGGGTTAAAGATGAAATCAGGGACCTGTCATTATCTTTAGGGGCCAGCGAATTTCAGGCTATTCAAACCATTATGCACGAAGCCAAATACGCCCTATTAGGAGCCCTTATCCTGGGATTTGGCAGGGCCCTATCTGAAGTAGGAGTGGCAATGATGATAGGAGGAAACATAAGAGGCTACACCAGAGTTATAACCACCACCATGTCTCTGGAAACATCAAAAGGAAACGTAGAGCTATCCATAGCCCTAGGAATCATTCTGCTCATTCTGGCCCTAATCATAAATCTAGTACTAAACTACGTCCAGGAGAAATAA
- a CDS encoding substrate-binding domain-containing protein, whose product MERNTKIALLAVIVIAIVAVAGLAFSGFGGKQTLKIATTTSLEDTGLLTVLEAAFEKQNPNIDVQFIAAGTGQSLEYGKKGDVDLVMVHSKTQEQKFINESYGTQRNVFAYNYFYIVGPASDPAQINGTNATEAFKQINTTGSANPDQVKFVSRGDNSGTHNREIQIWNKTGADYNTTIQGQKWYIESGKGMGDTLNLANEKTAYTLSDSGTYLAYKGNITLVPFVTQGKDLLNIYSMIPVNPEKFSNVNYNASMKWVDFVLSTEGQNIVGEYGKEKYGQQLFIPLAGQAEPTK is encoded by the coding sequence ATGGAAAGAAATACAAAAATAGCATTGCTAGCAGTTATAGTTATTGCAATTGTTGCTGTAGCAGGCCTTGCTTTCAGCGGATTCGGAGGTAAACAAACCCTTAAGATTGCTACCACCACCAGTCTGGAAGATACTGGTCTGTTAACAGTATTAGAAGCAGCTTTCGAAAAACAGAACCCCAACATTGATGTACAGTTTATTGCCGCAGGTACAGGGCAGTCCCTGGAATATGGTAAAAAAGGTGACGTGGATTTGGTAATGGTTCACTCCAAAACTCAGGAACAAAAGTTCATAAATGAAAGTTATGGTACCCAACGTAATGTGTTCGCCTACAACTACTTCTACATCGTAGGACCTGCAAGCGACCCTGCCCAGATCAATGGAACCAACGCTACAGAAGCATTCAAACAAATCAACACCACTGGTTCAGCAAATCCGGATCAGGTGAAATTCGTGTCCCGTGGAGATAATTCAGGAACCCACAACCGAGAAATTCAGATCTGGAATAAAACCGGTGCCGACTACAACACCACCATACAGGGGCAAAAATGGTACATTGAATCCGGTAAAGGAATGGGAGACACATTAAACCTGGCCAATGAGAAAACAGCCTACACCTTATCCGATTCAGGCACATACCTGGCATACAAAGGTAACATCACTCTGGTACCATTCGTTACCCAGGGTAAAGATCTGCTGAACATTTACTCCATGATACCAGTGAACCCGGAGAAGTTCTCCAATGTTAACTACAACGCATCAATGAAATGGGTAGACTTTGTGCTTTCAACCGAAGGTCAAAACATTGTTGGTGAGTACGGTAAAGAAAAGTACGGTCAACAGTTATTCATACCACTGGCCGGACAAGCCGAACCAACCAAATAA
- a CDS encoding TOBE domain-containing protein codes for MKISARNGIKGKVEKVEEGPITANVKIKIEAPDEITAVITKESVKDLNIKVGDEVVAIIKATEVMIGKE; via the coding sequence ATGAAAATAAGCGCTAGAAATGGTATTAAAGGAAAAGTAGAGAAAGTAGAGGAAGGACCAATCACTGCCAATGTTAAAATAAAAATAGAGGCTCCAGATGAGATTACTGCGGTAATAACTAAAGAATCAGTGAAAGATCTTAACATTAAAGTTGGGGATGAAGTGGTGGCAATTATTAAAGCCACTGAAGTGATGATTGGCAAAGAATAA
- a CDS encoding phosphotransferase: protein MAFHCQKGCLKILEKFKSFKNQAYKVKTASNNFYVLKIYNKDSKKSNSFVEAINLKRLEFKGVRVPKVVYRSSPDDSEDYLLLEYVPGVTISHLLEEQNGHGDHCIDIEFKKYLKDLGCWVASLHGIQDNTGSFLKGDCNLRNFIWTGSEICGLDFEETKIGDPREDLGEICFFLLTNSPPLTSLRLEMVDWFLKSYEKSSETKIRNISDFIAKSAREAYRRRQNFNRV, encoded by the coding sequence ATGGCTTTTCACTGTCAAAAAGGGTGCCTTAAAATTCTGGAAAAATTTAAAAGTTTTAAAAACCAGGCTTACAAGGTTAAAACAGCTTCTAATAATTTTTATGTCCTCAAAATATATAATAAAGATTCAAAAAAATCTAATTCATTTGTTGAAGCTATTAATTTAAAAAGATTAGAGTTTAAAGGTGTTAGGGTTCCGAAGGTAGTGTACAGATCCTCACCAGATGATTCAGAGGATTACCTTTTGCTGGAATATGTACCAGGAGTAACCATTTCCCATTTACTGGAAGAACAAAATGGTCATGGTGACCACTGCATAGATATTGAATTTAAAAAATATTTGAAAGACTTAGGATGTTGGGTAGCCTCTTTACATGGAATTCAAGATAATACGGGTAGTTTTTTGAAGGGTGACTGTAATTTGCGCAATTTCATCTGGACCGGTTCTGAGATCTGTGGTTTGGATTTTGAGGAAACCAAAATAGGAGATCCCCGTGAAGATTTAGGTGAGATCTGTTTTTTTCTTCTTACCAACTCCCCACCATTAACATCCCTCAGGCTGGAAATGGTTGACTGGTTCTTGAAGTCTTATGAAAAATCTTCAGAGACCAAAATTAGGAATATATCTGATTTTATAGCAAAAAGTGCTAGAGAAGCCTATAGAAGACGTCAAAATTTTAATCGTGTATGA
- the fwdF gene encoding tungsten-dependent formylmethanofuran dehydrogenase subunit FwdF: MSFVVREGKENRSLTHKNEKCVGCGICSDICPTTAIKLGPILPIARGLLKTDFITIDENSCCLCGLCASSCPFDALELDIDGTNTKDMINYPRWTHDASIDSETCIYCGRCSTACPQDAIFLHRSLPEVKELVRGETEVDQEKCIHCGVCEEMCPADAINMDRNDINSSNPSIATSVDIDESKCIFCSICKRVCPVNAIKIVCTTCMERDEIVNPEIEGDIILDEDTCVKCGWCQEVCPVDAAEVTKPFEGEIFLRDDFTCKGESCHACADVCPCNAISIVEGKSTINPSFCILCGACAKACPQQGITLKRKNMNLENVKSKAWTSRLADLLED, from the coding sequence ATGAGCTTTGTGGTAAGGGAGGGAAAGGAAAACCGTTCCCTCACCCATAAAAATGAAAAATGCGTAGGATGTGGGATATGTTCAGATATCTGCCCCACCACTGCAATCAAACTGGGACCAATACTCCCCATAGCCCGAGGGCTGCTCAAAACAGATTTCATAACTATCGATGAAAACAGTTGCTGTCTTTGCGGTTTATGTGCATCATCATGCCCTTTTGATGCCTTAGAATTGGATATTGATGGGACAAACACCAAAGATATGATTAATTATCCCCGCTGGACTCATGATGCTTCCATCGATTCTGAAACCTGTATCTACTGTGGAAGATGTAGTACTGCATGTCCCCAGGATGCTATTTTCCTCCACCGATCCCTGCCGGAGGTGAAGGAACTGGTTCGTGGTGAAACTGAAGTTGACCAGGAAAAATGTATCCATTGTGGAGTATGTGAGGAAATGTGTCCTGCTGATGCAATTAACATGGATCGAAATGATATCAACTCCAGTAATCCCTCCATTGCCACTTCAGTTGATATTGATGAATCCAAGTGTATCTTCTGTAGTATATGTAAGCGTGTCTGTCCGGTTAATGCCATTAAAATCGTTTGTACCACCTGTATGGAGCGAGATGAAATCGTCAATCCTGAAATTGAAGGAGACATAATTCTGGATGAGGACACTTGCGTAAAATGTGGATGGTGTCAGGAAGTGTGCCCAGTTGATGCTGCAGAAGTTACCAAGCCCTTTGAAGGAGAAATCTTCCTCCGGGATGATTTCACCTGTAAGGGTGAATCCTGCCATGCCTGTGCTGATGTATGTCCCTGTAACGCCATTAGCATTGTGGAAGGTAAATCAACCATCAATCCCAGTTTCTGCATCCTTTGCGGCGCCTGTGCCAAAGCCTGCCCACAACAGGGCATTACACTCAAAAGGAAAAACATGAACCTGGAGAATGTTAAATCCAAGGCATGGACCAGTAGATTGGCAGATCTTCTGGAGGATTAA
- a CDS encoding 4Fe-4S binding protein has translation MVVVIDMEKCGQIKDCPGEGLCIKLCEQGALKEVDGELVLVPENCDDCDLCIQNCPNQAISKG, from the coding sequence ATGGTTGTAGTCATTGACATGGAAAAATGTGGTCAAATTAAAGACTGTCCCGGTGAAGGATTATGTATAAAACTCTGTGAACAGGGTGCACTTAAAGAAGTTGACGGTGAACTGGTTTTAGTTCCAGAAAACTGTGATGACTGTGATTTATGCATTCAGAACTGCCCAAATCAGGCCATAAGCAAAGGATGA
- a CDS encoding DUF2097 domain-containing protein: protein MKKNKNVCATCDEICHYIEEEVKPGDTVRLSLGRCYIPGKVVNNNDGVIQIEIDSEMIKGLSTIDVSKLKEHLVELEHECPDGMCCTLEAKDE, encoded by the coding sequence ATGAAAAAAAATAAAAATGTTTGTGCTACCTGCGATGAAATCTGCCATTACATTGAAGAAGAAGTTAAACCAGGCGATACTGTTAGATTATCCCTGGGAAGATGTTACATTCCAGGAAAAGTTGTTAACAATAATGATGGAGTCATCCAAATAGAAATCGATAGCGAAATGATCAAGGGTTTAAGCACTATTGATGTTTCTAAACTGAAAGAACATCTGGTGGAGCTGGAGCATGAATGTCCCGATGGTATGTGCTGCACCCTGGAAGCAAAGGATGAATAA